A region from the Paenarthrobacter aurescens genome encodes:
- a CDS encoding cytochrome b/b6 domain-containing protein, which yields MSVSSKSSGITSNRWFKPVVVTAGALVVALILVLIALWLRTLQPVQQFLTDYPGHSAIPEGTPTGFPAWLGWQHFLNMFFIVLIIRSGWQVRTTTRPAANWTRNNKGLIKTKNPPTKISLDLWFHLTLDALWVLNGIIFIVLLFATGQWLRIVPTSWDVFPNAVSAGLQYASLNWPVENGWNNYNSLQLLTYFVTVFIAAPLAIITGIRMSGAWPKKAAINKFYPIELARKIHFPVMIYFVAFVIVHVTLVLATGALRNLNHMYAANDDNNSWWGFGIFAASIVFTAAAWFLARPLFLRPIASLMGKVSR from the coding sequence ATGTCCGTTTCAAGCAAGTCGTCCGGGATCACGTCGAACAGGTGGTTCAAGCCCGTCGTCGTCACCGCAGGAGCTTTGGTGGTGGCACTGATCCTGGTGCTCATTGCGCTATGGCTCCGCACCCTGCAGCCCGTGCAGCAGTTCCTCACCGATTACCCCGGGCACTCGGCAATTCCGGAGGGCACTCCCACCGGATTTCCGGCATGGCTTGGTTGGCAGCACTTCCTCAACATGTTCTTCATCGTCCTGATCATCCGCTCCGGTTGGCAGGTGCGCACCACCACCCGCCCGGCGGCCAACTGGACCCGGAACAACAAGGGACTCATCAAAACCAAGAACCCGCCCACCAAGATCAGCCTGGACCTCTGGTTCCACCTGACCCTGGACGCGCTCTGGGTTCTGAACGGCATCATCTTCATTGTGCTGCTCTTTGCCACAGGCCAGTGGCTAAGGATCGTCCCCACCAGCTGGGATGTCTTCCCCAACGCCGTCTCGGCCGGGCTGCAGTACGCCTCGCTGAACTGGCCGGTTGAAAACGGCTGGAACAACTACAACAGCCTCCAGCTCCTGACGTACTTCGTCACGGTCTTCATCGCCGCGCCGTTGGCCATCATCACCGGAATCCGGATGTCCGGGGCATGGCCCAAGAAGGCTGCCATCAACAAGTTCTACCCGATCGAGCTCGCCCGCAAGATCCACTTCCCGGTGATGATCTACTTCGTGGCCTTCGTGATCGTCCACGTCACCCTGGTGCTGGCCACTGGTGCGCTGCGGAACCTCAACCACATGTACGCCGCCAACGACGACAACAACAGCTGGTGGGGTTTCGGGATCTTCGCAGCATCCATCGTCTTCACGGCGGCGGCCTGGTTCCTGGCCCGCCCGTTGTTCCTGCGGCCCATAGCTTCACTCATGGGCAAGGTCTCGCGCTAG
- a CDS encoding hydroxymethylpyrimidine/phosphomethylpyrimidine kinase, translated as MTSAAAPAIALTIAGSEATGGAGAQADLKTFQELGVFGIANLTCIVSFNPKDNWNHRFVPVDQQVIADQLEATTAAYGAASGAPSVLDTVKIGMLGSPATISTVEKALADGSFKHVVLDPVLICKGQEPGHALDTDQALKAQILPLATFVTPNHFEAESLSGLTITDEESLKSAAIRIHQISGAAVLAKGGVRLEGPDAVDVYYDGETLEVLRAPKVGEVAVSGAGCSLAAAVTAELAKGATPLEAARTAKAFVTAGIKNRVSSGAPFDALWQGGALS; from the coding sequence ATGACTTCAGCCGCTGCTCCTGCCATTGCCCTGACCATTGCCGGCTCCGAAGCGACCGGTGGCGCCGGTGCGCAGGCCGACCTCAAAACCTTCCAGGAACTCGGAGTGTTCGGCATCGCGAACCTCACGTGCATTGTTTCCTTCAACCCGAAGGACAACTGGAACCACCGTTTCGTCCCGGTGGACCAGCAGGTCATTGCGGACCAGCTGGAAGCGACGACGGCGGCCTACGGTGCCGCTTCCGGCGCACCTTCTGTTTTGGACACCGTGAAGATCGGCATGCTGGGAAGCCCTGCAACCATCAGCACCGTGGAGAAGGCGCTGGCCGATGGTTCCTTCAAGCATGTGGTCCTTGACCCGGTGTTGATCTGCAAGGGCCAGGAGCCCGGCCACGCCCTGGATACCGATCAGGCTTTGAAGGCGCAGATCCTGCCGCTGGCTACTTTTGTCACTCCGAACCACTTCGAAGCCGAGTCCCTTTCCGGGCTGACCATCACCGACGAAGAGTCGCTTAAATCCGCCGCCATCCGCATCCACCAGATCAGCGGCGCAGCAGTCCTCGCCAAGGGCGGGGTGCGGCTGGAAGGGCCGGACGCCGTCGACGTTTACTACGACGGTGAGACCCTGGAAGTCCTGCGCGCGCCGAAAGTTGGCGAAGTGGCTGTGTCCGGTGCGGGTTGCTCGCTGGCCGCTGCTGTGACTGCCGAACTGGCCAAGGGCGCCACTCCTCTGGAAGCCGCGCGAACTGCGAAGGCTTTCGTGACTGCCGGAATCAAGAACCGAGTGTCCTCCGGCGCCCCCTTTGACGCCCTGTGGCAGGGTGGGGCTTTGTCCTAG
- a CDS encoding TAXI family TRAP transporter solute-binding subunit, with translation MSKAPTISRRNAIRAGLALGIGGALLASTTACTPEEQPKELTVAGGESGGFYLEFATLLADLLQREGVAANTAALVTGGSLENIQRVVSGEVTFAVALADAAAQAAAPARTPAKPEDLVALGKVYQNYVHCIVREDSGIRTLADLAGKIAGVGEVGSGTTLTAGRIITAAGLSEPPRTLKQVNLGLNQALASLQDGSIDVMIQSGGVPTAPIAAAAKHIGLRLLDISEHIPATRAESGFFYDRVLIPANSYGNAPAVWTVGVANLLLCRRDLADHVVRRTVELLVEQAQDLVPTSSTGVQFLSPETLINTAGIPLHPAAEAAYQTLHG, from the coding sequence ATGTCTAAGGCACCCACGATCTCCCGGCGAAACGCCATCAGAGCAGGCTTGGCACTGGGCATCGGCGGCGCCCTGCTCGCGTCGACCACAGCCTGCACGCCGGAAGAACAGCCGAAGGAGCTCACTGTTGCCGGTGGTGAATCCGGTGGCTTTTACCTGGAGTTCGCCACCCTCCTGGCAGACTTGCTGCAGCGGGAAGGTGTGGCCGCAAACACCGCCGCGCTGGTCACCGGCGGAAGTCTGGAGAACATCCAGCGGGTTGTGTCCGGCGAGGTGACCTTCGCCGTCGCGCTGGCCGATGCAGCAGCGCAGGCCGCAGCGCCCGCCAGGACGCCAGCGAAACCCGAAGACCTGGTAGCACTGGGAAAGGTGTACCAGAACTACGTCCACTGCATCGTGCGGGAGGACAGCGGGATACGGACCCTCGCAGACCTCGCCGGGAAGATCGCGGGCGTGGGTGAGGTGGGCTCGGGAACCACCCTGACCGCTGGACGGATCATCACAGCTGCGGGACTCTCCGAACCACCCCGCACCTTGAAGCAAGTGAATCTCGGCTTGAACCAGGCACTGGCCTCACTGCAGGACGGTTCGATTGACGTGATGATCCAATCGGGAGGGGTGCCCACCGCTCCCATCGCGGCCGCAGCGAAGCACATTGGCCTTCGGCTCCTGGACATTTCCGAGCACATCCCGGCAACGCGCGCAGAGTCGGGGTTCTTCTACGACCGCGTGCTGATCCCGGCCAACAGCTACGGTAACGCCCCCGCCGTCTGGACCGTGGGCGTGGCCAACCTTCTCCTGTGCCGCAGGGATCTGGCCGATCATGTTGTTCGGCGGACAGTGGAGTTGTTGGTGGAGCAGGCTCAGGATCTGGTTCCGACGTCGAGCACCGGCGTCCAGTTCCTCAGCCCGGAAACCCTCATCAACACCGCGGGCATCCCGCTGCATCCGGCCGCCGAGGCCGCCTACCAGACGTTGCACGGCTAG
- a CDS encoding HAMP domain-containing sensor histidine kinase, whose translation MKVRVLGILSLLVVIIVVTVSSVILTSASRELTQELQINRVAALNRFAQLASDAAQDNNTSQLQREMDRYSELYGEGILIRLQEVTINSGGLSEDQPEARDALNRASLNLSDTTLNPIRAFGSGTDIISRSFGTASQVLGEVVLEVDLDAARQKLRERWLVVVLAAVALGALLLLAASRITGWVLRPVHRLSKAVHELETTGKTSQLPEAGPPELRELSRSFTAMAGTVTESMESQRRLIADTSHQLRNPVGALRLRIDLLQLALRSAPEKEAAAGVVAELERVEEMLDGVLKLATAEHRAFEGSSRVEHTEHKRLAVIDPYPVLQGEVERATPAAHRAGSELTLKGPASESHIVCDPDELAHMVGELLTNAIKYAPGSRITVATQQTSGGTAVVISDDGPGLPAEQLAESTTRFWRAPQHNKIPGNGLGMTIVERLAQANGGRLILQTREAHGLVARLEFAGPGDGSHV comes from the coding sequence GTGAAAGTCCGCGTCCTCGGCATCCTGAGCCTGCTGGTGGTGATCATCGTGGTGACCGTGTCCAGCGTGATCCTCACTTCAGCCAGCCGGGAGCTCACCCAGGAACTGCAGATCAACCGCGTCGCAGCCCTCAATCGCTTCGCCCAGCTGGCCAGCGACGCAGCGCAGGACAACAACACCAGCCAACTGCAACGGGAAATGGACCGGTACTCCGAGCTTTATGGTGAAGGAATCCTGATCCGGCTCCAAGAAGTGACAATCAACTCCGGCGGGCTCAGCGAGGACCAACCCGAGGCCCGGGACGCACTCAACCGGGCCAGCCTGAACCTCAGCGACACCACTTTGAACCCCATCCGCGCCTTCGGATCTGGCACAGACATCATCTCCCGGTCCTTCGGCACCGCTAGCCAGGTACTCGGCGAGGTGGTCCTTGAAGTGGACCTCGACGCTGCCCGGCAGAAGTTACGGGAGCGGTGGCTCGTGGTCGTGCTTGCCGCTGTGGCGTTGGGTGCGCTGCTCCTGCTGGCGGCATCCCGCATCACCGGCTGGGTCCTGCGCCCCGTCCACAGACTGAGCAAGGCTGTCCACGAGTTGGAAACCACGGGCAAAACCAGCCAACTCCCGGAGGCGGGCCCACCGGAACTGCGCGAACTCAGCCGCTCCTTCACGGCCATGGCCGGCACGGTGACGGAGAGCATGGAGTCCCAGCGCCGGCTCATCGCCGACACCTCGCACCAGCTCCGAAACCCTGTTGGTGCGCTGCGCTTGCGCATCGATCTGCTGCAGCTGGCGTTGCGCTCAGCCCCGGAGAAGGAGGCGGCAGCGGGCGTCGTCGCGGAACTTGAGCGGGTGGAAGAAATGCTCGACGGCGTGCTGAAGCTGGCTACCGCTGAACATCGCGCCTTCGAAGGGTCATCCCGTGTGGAGCACACCGAGCACAAGCGTCTGGCCGTCATCGATCCCTACCCAGTCCTGCAAGGCGAAGTGGAAAGGGCGACGCCGGCCGCTCACCGTGCCGGATCAGAGCTGACGTTGAAGGGCCCTGCGTCCGAAAGCCACATCGTGTGCGACCCCGACGAACTCGCGCACATGGTGGGCGAACTCCTCACCAACGCCATCAAGTACGCACCCGGCTCCCGCATCACGGTGGCTACCCAGCAGACGAGCGGAGGCACCGCCGTCGTAATTTCCGACGACGGTCCCGGCCTTCCAGCCGAACAGCTCGCTGAGTCCACCACCAGGTTCTGGCGGGCGCCGCAGCACAACAAGATTCCCGGCAACGGCTTGGGCATGACCATCGTGGAGCGCCTGGCACAGGCGAACGGTGGGCGACTGATCCTACAAACGCGTGAGGCACACGGGTTGGTAGCCCGACTCGAATTTGCGGGGCCTGGGGATGGCTCTCATGTCTAA
- a CDS encoding response regulator transcription factor — protein MHVLIVEDDDAMASALSAAVASAGHKHTRVSRGEDALLAHRQHEVILLDLGLPDLDGLDVLRKLRQVTQIPILILTARDDERSVVLGLRSGADDYLVKPVKLVELLARIEAVTRRTNRSGHQAPHNIVLGELEVDLDRRVATVGERQLALTATEFDLLSLLVRNAGSVVTREQILDALWGDAFLAHSRSLDVHLTGLRSKLQLPGFIINVRGVGYRVEQP, from the coding sequence GTGCACGTGCTCATCGTCGAGGATGACGACGCCATGGCGTCGGCCTTGAGCGCTGCCGTCGCCTCTGCCGGCCATAAGCACACCCGGGTATCGCGCGGCGAGGATGCGTTGCTGGCGCACAGGCAGCACGAGGTGATCCTCCTGGATCTGGGCCTGCCTGACTTGGACGGCTTGGATGTCCTGCGAAAACTCCGCCAGGTCACCCAAATTCCCATCCTGATCCTGACGGCCCGCGACGACGAGCGAAGCGTGGTTCTGGGCCTTCGTTCGGGGGCCGATGACTATCTGGTCAAGCCTGTGAAGCTCGTGGAATTGCTCGCAAGAATTGAAGCCGTGACCCGGCGAACCAACCGTTCCGGCCATCAAGCCCCGCACAACATCGTCCTCGGGGAACTGGAAGTGGACCTCGATCGCCGCGTGGCCACCGTCGGGGAACGGCAACTCGCCCTCACAGCAACAGAGTTCGACCTCCTCAGTCTGCTGGTCAGAAACGCCGGCTCCGTGGTGACCAGGGAACAGATCCTGGACGCACTCTGGGGCGACGCGTTTCTTGCGCACTCCCGATCTTTGGATGTTCACCTCACAGGTCTGAGGTCAAAACTCCAGCTCCCCGGGTTCATCATCAACGTCCGCGGCGTCGGCTATCGCGTCGAGCAACCGTGA
- a CDS encoding MFS transporter, which yields MSTQQAAPLSEAAQTRKAVSNILKGSAGNLVEWFDLYVYTVFAAYFQSHFFNSSDDLQAGLEAMAVFSTSFLMRPIGSWFFGRYADRKGRKAALTLSVTMMSAGSFAIAILPTQDVIGLWALILLVFIRMIQGFSVGGEYGTSATYMSEAATAKRRGFFSSFQYVTLIGGQMLALLVLVILQNTMSKEDLTAWGWRIPFALGGAAALVVLWLRRSMEETLSADQLRAAHVKVEGEAQPGTMKLLFTKHWKPLLICIGITLGGTVAFYTYTNFILKFMNDTSGIAKTDTSVINFWALFIFMLLQPVYGMLSDKIGRKPLLIWFGVTGVLFTWPLLSTLAGTKDPFVAFLLMFGGLLMVGGYTSINALVKAELFPASIRALGVGLGYAIANSLFGGTVPLIGAALQKSGQVDMFFTYVTAAIFISLLVYIFALKNKKPTHLDAEQGNAFVAKGAVKETDDDGTKDRVNA from the coding sequence ATGAGCACCCAACAAGCTGCACCTCTGAGCGAAGCCGCCCAGACACGTAAAGCCGTGAGCAACATCCTCAAGGGCTCCGCGGGCAACCTCGTGGAGTGGTTCGACCTCTACGTCTATACGGTTTTCGCGGCGTATTTCCAGTCGCATTTCTTTAATTCGTCGGACGATCTCCAAGCAGGCCTTGAAGCGATGGCCGTGTTCTCGACGTCGTTCCTTATGCGTCCAATCGGCAGCTGGTTCTTCGGCCGTTATGCGGACCGCAAGGGCCGCAAAGCTGCGCTGACACTCAGTGTGACCATGATGTCGGCCGGATCTTTTGCCATCGCGATCCTGCCAACGCAGGACGTCATTGGCCTGTGGGCGCTGATTCTGCTGGTGTTTATCCGCATGATCCAGGGCTTCTCAGTGGGTGGCGAGTACGGTACCAGCGCTACGTACATGTCCGAGGCCGCCACGGCCAAGCGCCGCGGCTTCTTCTCGAGCTTCCAGTACGTCACGCTGATCGGCGGGCAGATGCTGGCCCTCCTGGTGCTGGTGATCCTGCAGAACACCATGAGCAAGGAAGACCTCACCGCATGGGGCTGGCGGATTCCGTTCGCTCTGGGTGGCGCCGCTGCGCTGGTGGTCCTTTGGCTTCGCCGTTCCATGGAGGAAACTCTTTCCGCGGATCAGCTCCGCGCCGCGCACGTCAAGGTTGAGGGCGAGGCCCAGCCTGGCACCATGAAACTGCTGTTCACCAAGCACTGGAAGCCGCTGCTCATCTGCATTGGCATCACGCTTGGCGGCACGGTGGCGTTCTACACGTACACCAACTTCATCCTGAAGTTCATGAACGATACTTCCGGCATCGCAAAGACTGATACCTCCGTGATCAACTTCTGGGCGCTCTTTATCTTCATGCTTCTGCAGCCTGTGTACGGCATGCTCTCTGACAAGATCGGCCGGAAGCCGCTGCTGATCTGGTTTGGTGTAACGGGTGTGCTCTTCACCTGGCCGCTGCTGTCCACGCTTGCTGGAACCAAGGATCCGTTCGTGGCGTTCCTGCTGATGTTCGGCGGCCTGTTGATGGTGGGTGGCTACACGTCCATCAACGCACTGGTGAAGGCTGAACTGTTCCCGGCATCCATCCGCGCGCTTGGCGTGGGCCTGGGCTACGCGATTGCCAACTCACTGTTCGGCGGCACGGTTCCCCTGATCGGTGCGGCCCTGCAGAAGTCGGGTCAGGTGGACATGTTCTTCACCTACGTCACTGCCGCGATCTTCATCTCGCTGCTGGTGTACATCTTCGCGCTGAAGAACAAGAAGCCCACGCACTTGGATGCGGAGCAGGGCAACGCCTTCGTGGCCAAGGGCGCTGTGAAGGAAACCGACGACGACGGCACGAAGGATCGCGTCAACGCCTGA
- a CDS encoding TIGR01777 family oxidoreductase, whose product MKPRTVVLAGASGFIGRYFRERFVEEGWQVRTVGRGASADAQWNDDGAITTALDGAELLVNLAGRSVNCRYNVRNRREIMDSRVLTTRELGRAVSACEDPPRTWINSSTGTIYRHAEDRPQSEDSGELGSGFSVDVARAWEDELDAAVVPATRKVPLRIAIVLGPGGGVMGPFRNLARLGLGGYMGPGTQKFSWIHVEDLFRVVLFAHAHGELTGPLNAASPYPVDNRELMSLVRQSMRVPFGIPTPSWLLEAGAVLIRTQTELVLKSRWVEPRKLLDAGFAFEYPCLTGALNHIANPTRSLT is encoded by the coding sequence GTGAAGCCGCGGACAGTGGTTCTCGCGGGCGCATCCGGGTTCATCGGCAGATACTTCAGGGAGCGGTTTGTTGAGGAGGGGTGGCAGGTCCGGACCGTTGGGCGGGGCGCTTCAGCTGACGCTCAATGGAACGACGACGGCGCCATCACCACAGCCCTGGACGGCGCCGAACTGCTGGTCAACCTCGCCGGACGGTCCGTGAATTGCCGTTACAACGTCCGGAACCGGCGCGAAATCATGGACTCCCGGGTATTGACCACACGGGAGCTGGGACGGGCGGTTTCTGCGTGTGAGGACCCACCCCGGACGTGGATCAATTCAAGTACGGGCACCATTTACCGTCATGCGGAAGATCGCCCGCAGTCGGAGGACTCAGGTGAGCTGGGTAGCGGGTTTTCCGTGGATGTGGCCCGTGCTTGGGAGGATGAGCTGGACGCTGCCGTTGTGCCTGCTACCCGCAAGGTGCCGCTCCGCATTGCGATTGTGCTGGGACCTGGTGGTGGCGTGATGGGTCCGTTCCGGAACCTCGCCCGGCTTGGCTTGGGCGGGTATATGGGCCCGGGCACGCAGAAGTTCAGCTGGATTCATGTGGAGGACTTGTTCCGTGTGGTGCTGTTCGCGCACGCTCATGGTGAGCTGACTGGGCCCCTGAACGCGGCGTCGCCGTACCCGGTGGACAACCGCGAGCTGATGTCACTGGTCAGGCAAAGCATGCGTGTCCCGTTCGGCATCCCGACGCCGTCATGGTTGCTCGAGGCCGGGGCCGTGCTGATCCGGACACAGACCGAGCTGGTGCTCAAAAGCAGATGGGTAGAGCCCCGGAAACTGCTCGATGCCGGGTTCGCATTCGAGTACCCCTGCCTTACCGGTGCCCTCAACCACATCGCGAACCCCACACGCTCTCTCACATAA
- a CDS encoding TetR/AcrR family transcriptional regulator: MAAKSEQTRQLVADVALKMFREVGFEKTTMRAIAQEAGVSVGNAYYYFASKDELVQELYIQVQDEHAVVAAEALEGVQDLAGRLKAVLHTGIDVMAPYHQFGSDFIATAIRPSSPVNPFGEASTTAREASLAIFRSAVEGSSPSVAKKLRGDLPELLWLAYMGVALFWVYDHSEGQRRTRKLIDGAAPLVARGLSLAKIPGVSKVFDDVLGLVRSVKEDA, translated from the coding sequence ATGGCAGCAAAAAGCGAGCAGACCCGGCAACTCGTTGCCGACGTCGCACTGAAGATGTTCCGCGAAGTGGGCTTTGAGAAGACCACTATGCGCGCCATCGCACAGGAAGCCGGCGTCTCGGTGGGCAACGCGTACTACTACTTCGCCTCCAAGGACGAGCTGGTCCAAGAGCTCTACATCCAGGTGCAGGACGAGCACGCAGTCGTCGCAGCGGAGGCTCTCGAAGGAGTCCAGGATCTGGCAGGGCGGCTGAAGGCAGTGCTGCATACCGGGATCGACGTCATGGCTCCTTACCACCAGTTCGGTTCCGACTTCATTGCCACGGCGATCCGGCCGTCGTCGCCCGTCAACCCGTTTGGCGAGGCGTCCACCACCGCCCGTGAGGCTTCTCTCGCGATCTTCCGGTCCGCCGTCGAAGGTTCCTCCCCTTCGGTCGCCAAAAAGTTACGCGGCGATCTGCCCGAGCTGCTGTGGCTGGCGTACATGGGGGTGGCGCTGTTTTGGGTGTACGACCATTCCGAAGGCCAGCGACGCACACGGAAACTGATCGACGGCGCGGCCCCACTCGTGGCCCGCGGCCTCTCGCTGGCAAAAATTCCGGGCGTGAGCAAAGTGTTCGACGACGTCCTGGGCTTGGTGCGCAGCGTAAAGGAAGACGCGTGA
- a CDS encoding queuosine precursor transporter yields the protein MPSPSGSSTLSKPAPRFASIGSPYFGIMLAIMAVVLILSNIGASKGVVLGPIITDGGFFLFPIAYILGDVMSEVYGFKVARKAIITSFALSVFASLCYWIIIVLPGFTDDYGTSKQAAIEGALGPVPLIVLGSLLAFLAGQTINSWILVKMKARTGEKSLWARLMGSSVVGELVDTLIFCSIAASVIGITDFGSFLNYALAGFVYKTAVEFLFVPVTVLVVGWIKKREPSYGTVAA from the coding sequence ATGCCCTCGCCCTCAGGCTCCAGTACTTTGAGCAAGCCCGCGCCGCGCTTCGCTTCGATCGGCTCTCCCTACTTCGGCATCATGCTGGCCATCATGGCCGTGGTGCTGATCCTGTCCAACATCGGCGCCTCCAAGGGCGTTGTGCTGGGCCCGATCATCACGGACGGCGGATTTTTCCTCTTCCCCATCGCCTACATTCTTGGCGACGTGATGAGCGAGGTGTACGGCTTCAAAGTTGCACGCAAAGCGATCATCACCTCGTTCGCGCTCTCAGTGTTCGCGTCCCTCTGCTACTGGATCATCATTGTGCTGCCCGGCTTCACTGACGACTACGGCACCAGCAAACAGGCGGCTATCGAAGGCGCACTCGGCCCCGTGCCGTTGATCGTCCTTGGTTCGCTGCTGGCCTTCCTTGCCGGGCAAACCATCAATTCCTGGATCCTGGTCAAGATGAAGGCCCGCACCGGTGAGAAATCCCTGTGGGCACGGCTCATGGGCTCGTCCGTGGTGGGCGAATTGGTGGACACCTTGATCTTCTGCAGCATCGCGGCGTCGGTCATTGGCATCACGGACTTCGGCTCGTTCCTGAACTACGCCTTGGCAGGCTTCGTCTACAAGACCGCCGTGGAGTTCCTGTTCGTCCCGGTCACCGTGCTGGTAGTTGGTTGGATCAAGAAGCGCGAGCCAAGCTACGGCACAGTCGCAGCTTAG
- the tgt gene encoding tRNA guanosine(34) transglycosylase Tgt yields the protein MPGLSHRQSEFSFSVGTRLTETCSPSDAQVDANGGAFLGRTGTITTPHGTIQTPAFIAVGTKATVKAVLPESIAQLGAQAVLANAYHLYLQPGPEILDAAGGLGAFMNWSGPTFTDSGGFQVMSLGSGFKKVIDMKNVDNSGPDDAVAPGKERLAHIDDDGVWFKSHLNGDRHRFSPEISMQVQHQIGADIMFAFDELTTLQNSRAYQEESLERTRLWALRCLEEHASLTSSRAAKPYQALFGVIQGAQYEDLRRKACQDLGAMPFDGYGIGGALEKENLGTIVRWCNEELPENKPRHLLGISEPDDIFTAIENGADTFDCVSPTRVARNSAFYTPFGRFNLSGARYKTDFGPLQDGCDCYTCVNYSRAYIHHLFKAKEMLSATLISIHNERFVVKMVDDARLAIESGDFFEFKAETLGRYYS from the coding sequence CTGCCCGGTTTGTCCCACCGGCAATCCGAGTTCTCCTTTTCGGTGGGCACCCGCCTGACTGAAACGTGCTCGCCGTCGGACGCGCAAGTGGACGCCAACGGCGGCGCTTTTCTGGGCCGGACCGGCACCATCACCACACCGCACGGGACCATCCAGACGCCCGCGTTCATCGCCGTCGGAACCAAAGCAACCGTGAAGGCAGTACTGCCGGAGTCCATAGCCCAGCTCGGAGCTCAAGCGGTCCTGGCCAACGCCTACCACCTGTATCTGCAGCCGGGGCCAGAAATCCTCGACGCAGCGGGCGGGCTGGGAGCGTTCATGAACTGGTCCGGACCCACTTTTACGGACTCGGGCGGATTCCAGGTGATGAGCCTGGGCTCGGGGTTCAAAAAAGTGATCGATATGAAGAATGTGGACAATTCCGGGCCGGACGACGCCGTGGCGCCGGGCAAGGAGCGGCTCGCCCACATCGATGACGACGGCGTCTGGTTCAAATCGCACCTGAACGGGGACCGGCACCGCTTCTCCCCCGAAATTTCCATGCAGGTACAGCACCAGATCGGCGCGGACATCATGTTCGCGTTCGATGAGCTCACCACGCTGCAGAACTCCCGGGCCTACCAGGAGGAGTCGCTGGAGCGGACCCGGCTTTGGGCGCTGAGGTGCTTGGAGGAGCACGCGTCCCTGACGTCCTCGCGCGCGGCTAAGCCATACCAAGCACTGTTCGGGGTCATTCAAGGCGCCCAGTACGAGGACCTGCGCCGCAAAGCCTGCCAGGACCTGGGCGCCATGCCCTTTGACGGGTACGGGATTGGCGGTGCGCTGGAGAAGGAAAACCTTGGCACCATTGTGCGCTGGTGCAATGAAGAGCTGCCTGAGAACAAGCCCCGCCACCTGTTGGGTATCTCAGAGCCGGACGACATCTTCACGGCGATCGAGAACGGAGCCGATACCTTCGACTGTGTCTCCCCTACCCGCGTTGCCCGGAACTCGGCGTTCTACACCCCGTTTGGACGCTTCAACTTGTCCGGGGCCCGCTACAAGACCGACTTCGGCCCGTTGCAGGACGGCTGCGACTGCTACACCTGCGTGAATTACTCCCGGGCGTACATCCACCACCTGTTCAAGGCCAAGGAAATGCTCTCGGCAACGCTCATCTCCATCCACAACGAGCGCTTCGTGGTGAAGATGGTGGACGACGCCCGCCTGGCCATCGAATCCGGGGACTTCTTCGAGTTCAAGGCCGAGACGCTGGGCCGGTACTACTCCTAG
- a CDS encoding SRPBCC domain-containing protein, producing MTNNLSVVINADAQQVWTMLREPSLVAQWHGWEADDLTDEIKQIYFNTDVVEGPDHTSLTVNGGDVFELHPVSGGTEVRVTRVALDHDSEWADWDEDITQGWLTFLHQLRFALERHPHGHRRTHFVSVSGKGGPAIEKLGLGDLPPVGEEYSLTLATGEKISGKVWFKSRHQVGLTVHSYAEHGEGLLIVAEQLPIPEKRPDGGSMVIASTYDLGAHTLADIRSSWDNWKAENYG from the coding sequence ATGACGAACAATCTGAGCGTTGTGATTAATGCCGACGCGCAGCAGGTTTGGACAATGCTGCGTGAACCGTCCCTGGTCGCTCAATGGCACGGCTGGGAAGCTGACGACCTCACCGACGAAATCAAACAGATCTACTTCAATACGGACGTCGTGGAAGGGCCCGATCATACGAGCCTGACCGTCAACGGCGGCGATGTCTTTGAGCTCCACCCCGTCTCCGGCGGCACCGAAGTGAGAGTCACCAGGGTTGCCCTGGATCACGACTCCGAGTGGGCCGACTGGGACGAGGACATCACCCAGGGTTGGCTCACTTTCCTTCATCAACTGCGCTTTGCCCTGGAGCGGCACCCGCACGGGCACCGGCGGACGCACTTCGTCTCCGTCTCCGGCAAAGGCGGTCCGGCCATTGAAAAACTGGGGCTCGGGGATCTGCCGCCCGTTGGGGAGGAGTACTCGCTCACGCTTGCCACCGGCGAGAAGATCTCGGGCAAAGTCTGGTTCAAGAGCCGGCACCAGGTTGGCCTCACCGTCCACAGCTACGCCGAGCACGGCGAAGGGCTGCTGATTGTGGCTGAGCAGCTGCCCATCCCGGAGAAAAGGCCCGACGGCGGGTCAATGGTGATTGCCTCCACCTACGATTTGGGGGCCCACACCTTGGCAGACATCCGGTCCTCGTGGGACAACTGGAAGGCTGAGAACTACGGGTAG